One Primulina huaijiensis isolate GDHJ02 chromosome 5, ASM1229523v2, whole genome shotgun sequence DNA segment encodes these proteins:
- the LOC140976289 gene encoding protein PSK SIMULATOR 1-like isoform X4 — MGGLCSKQNLKPNPYAGRSMAGEKLHHERKQVHADATKVLMTPPTVKETMEKHVVAKEYPRYLARNNASSGFDEFYDGIPRYQRSASLKSRSWRATKVSDGSSGLGRVGSFGLERTLEVLGRLGSSASLTGGFVSGTTATKTNKLSILAFEVANTILKASTLMQSLSRRSIRQLKEVVFPAVGVQQLISQDMDELLRIVAADKREELKVFSGEVVRFGNRCKDPQWHDLDRFFEKRSRNCTPQNQSRELVESMMLQLMSLVQLTAELQRELHTLDRLEQDYQFQQLEELKFNAAGRGDMDRSLTILAAELKSQRKLVKNFKKKSLWSKSMEEDISMQVLSNTVWQVMEKLVDIVLFLNQEISNAFGNTEEKTPEKGSVTYQQKLGSVGLALHYANIILQIDAIAARSDSMPPNSRDTLYQSLTPNFKASLRSKTHFSHLEKKPNVADIKDEMEKTLCWLVPMATNTVKAHHGFGWVGEWANTGTVGAIDVMQMETLHHADRQKTEAYILELLLWLDYLVNQSKSSKAGIVRIDTSASFSQNSSRANHSFQHDMESRNQDQEISKA, encoded by the exons ATGGGAGGGCTGTGTTCAAAGCAGAATCTGAAGCCGAATCCTTACGCAGGCAGAAGCATGGCTGGAGAAAAACTGCATCATGAGAGGAAACAGGTTCATGCGGATGCGACTAAGGTTCTGATGACTCCACCTACTGTGAAAGAAACCATGGAAAAGCATGTGGTAGCGAAGGAGTATCCAAGATATTTGGCTCGGAACAACGCAAGTAGTGGTTTTGATGAGTTCTATGATGGGATTCCACGGTACCAGAGGAGTGCATCCTTGAAATCCAGATCATGGAGAGCCACCAAG GTTTCAGATGGGAGTTCTGGTTTAGGCCGGGTCGGCAGTTTCGGACTTGAAAGGACTCTGGAAGTATTGGGGAGACTTGGGAGCAGTGCGAGCTTAACAGGTGGATTTGTTTCAGGAACAACAGCAACCAAAACCAATAAACTTTCGATTCTAGCTTTTGAGGTTGCTAACACGATTCTTAAAGCTTCAACGCTTATGCAATCACTTTCAAGGCGAAGCATACGACAACTTAAAGAAGTGGTTTTTCCTGCGGTAGGCGTTCAACAGTTAATATCACAAGACATGGATGAACTTTTAAGGATTGTTGCCGCAGACAAAAG GGAAGAGCTGAAAGTGTTCTCCGGAGAAGTGGTTCGTTTTGGAAATCGGTGTAAAGATCCTCAGTGGCACGATTTGGACCGTTTCTTCGAGAA ACGTAGCAGAAACTGTACCCCTCAGAATCAATCAAGGGAACTAGTAGAATCAATGATGCTGCAATTGATGAGCTTGGTTCAACTTACAGCt GAACTACAACGGGAGCTGCACACATTGGACAGGCTTGAACAAGATTATCAGTTTCAACAATTAGAGGAGCTCAAATTCAATGCTGCTGGAAGAG GCGACATGGACAGAAGCCTAACCATTTTGGCAGCTGAACTGAAAAGCCAAAGGAAGTTAGTGAAAAACTTTAAAAAGAAATCACTGTGGTCCAAAAGTATGGAAGAG GACATTTCTATGCAAGTTCTGTCTAACACCGTATGGCAGGTTATGGAGAAGCTTGTAGATATCGTGCTATTTTTAAATCAAGAAATAAGCAATGCCTTTGGCAACACAG AAGAAAAAACACCAGAAAAAGGATCCGTTACTTATCAGCAAAAGTTAGGATCTGTGGGACTCGCATTACACTATGCTAACATCATTCTCCAAATTGACGCAATT GCAGCACGTTCAGATTCCATGCCCCCAAACTCGAGAGATACGTTGTATCAGAGCTTGACACCAAACTTCAAAGCTTCTTTACGATCCAAAACACATTTTTCCCACCTTGAGAAGAAG CCCAATGTGGCAGACATCAAGGACGAGATGGAAAAGACGTTGTGTTGGCTAGTTCCTATGGCCACAAACACAGTCAA AGCTCATCATGGATTTGGTTGGGTCGGAGAGTGGGCAAACACAGG GACAGTTGGAGCAATTGATGTTATGCAAATGGAGACGCTCCACCATGCGGACAGGCAAAAGACAGAAGCTTATATTCTTGAGCTCCTGTTGTGGCTCGACTATTTGGTAAACCAGTCCAAGTCTAGTAAAGCTGGAATTGTCAGGATCGATACTTCAGCTAGTTTCTCGCAAAATTCGAGCCGAGCCAATCACAGTTTTCAGCATGATATGGAATCCAGGAACCAAGATCAAGAAATCAGCAAAGCATGA
- the LOC140976289 gene encoding protein PSK SIMULATOR 1-like isoform X5, with the protein MGGLCSKQNLKPNPYAGRSMAGEKLHHERKQVHADATKVLMTPPTVKETMEKHVVAKEYPRYLARNNASSGFDEFYDGIPRYQRSASLKSRSWRATKVSDGSSGLGRVGSFGLERTLEVLGRLGSSASLTGGFVSGTTATKTNKLSILAFEVANTILKASTLMQSLSRRSIRQLKEVVFPAVGVQQLISQDMDELLRIVAADKREELKVFSGEVVRFGNRCKDPQWHDLDRFFEKRSRNCTPQNQSRELVESMMLQLMSLVQLTAELQRELHTLDRLEQDYQFQQLEELKFNAAGRGDMDRSLTILAAELKSQRKLVKNFKKKSLWSKSMEEVMEKLVDIVLFLNQEISNAFGNTAEEKTPEKGSVTYQQKLGSVGLALHYANIILQIDAIAARSDSMPPNSRDTLYQSLTPNFKASLRSKTHFSHLEKKPNVADIKDEMEKTLCWLVPMATNTVKAHHGFGWVGEWANTGTVGAIDVMQMETLHHADRQKTEAYILELLLWLDYLVNQSKSSKAGIVRIDTSASFSQNSSRANHSFQHDMESRNQDQEISKA; encoded by the exons ATGGGAGGGCTGTGTTCAAAGCAGAATCTGAAGCCGAATCCTTACGCAGGCAGAAGCATGGCTGGAGAAAAACTGCATCATGAGAGGAAACAGGTTCATGCGGATGCGACTAAGGTTCTGATGACTCCACCTACTGTGAAAGAAACCATGGAAAAGCATGTGGTAGCGAAGGAGTATCCAAGATATTTGGCTCGGAACAACGCAAGTAGTGGTTTTGATGAGTTCTATGATGGGATTCCACGGTACCAGAGGAGTGCATCCTTGAAATCCAGATCATGGAGAGCCACCAAG GTTTCAGATGGGAGTTCTGGTTTAGGCCGGGTCGGCAGTTTCGGACTTGAAAGGACTCTGGAAGTATTGGGGAGACTTGGGAGCAGTGCGAGCTTAACAGGTGGATTTGTTTCAGGAACAACAGCAACCAAAACCAATAAACTTTCGATTCTAGCTTTTGAGGTTGCTAACACGATTCTTAAAGCTTCAACGCTTATGCAATCACTTTCAAGGCGAAGCATACGACAACTTAAAGAAGTGGTTTTTCCTGCGGTAGGCGTTCAACAGTTAATATCACAAGACATGGATGAACTTTTAAGGATTGTTGCCGCAGACAAAAG GGAAGAGCTGAAAGTGTTCTCCGGAGAAGTGGTTCGTTTTGGAAATCGGTGTAAAGATCCTCAGTGGCACGATTTGGACCGTTTCTTCGAGAA ACGTAGCAGAAACTGTACCCCTCAGAATCAATCAAGGGAACTAGTAGAATCAATGATGCTGCAATTGATGAGCTTGGTTCAACTTACAGCt GAACTACAACGGGAGCTGCACACATTGGACAGGCTTGAACAAGATTATCAGTTTCAACAATTAGAGGAGCTCAAATTCAATGCTGCTGGAAGAG GCGACATGGACAGAAGCCTAACCATTTTGGCAGCTGAACTGAAAAGCCAAAGGAAGTTAGTGAAAAACTTTAAAAAGAAATCACTGTGGTCCAAAAGTATGGAAGAG GTTATGGAGAAGCTTGTAGATATCGTGCTATTTTTAAATCAAGAAATAAGCAATGCCTTTGGCAACACAG CAGAAGAAAAAACACCAGAAAAAGGATCCGTTACTTATCAGCAAAAGTTAGGATCTGTGGGACTCGCATTACACTATGCTAACATCATTCTCCAAATTGACGCAATT GCAGCACGTTCAGATTCCATGCCCCCAAACTCGAGAGATACGTTGTATCAGAGCTTGACACCAAACTTCAAAGCTTCTTTACGATCCAAAACACATTTTTCCCACCTTGAGAAGAAG CCCAATGTGGCAGACATCAAGGACGAGATGGAAAAGACGTTGTGTTGGCTAGTTCCTATGGCCACAAACACAGTCAA AGCTCATCATGGATTTGGTTGGGTCGGAGAGTGGGCAAACACAGG GACAGTTGGAGCAATTGATGTTATGCAAATGGAGACGCTCCACCATGCGGACAGGCAAAAGACAGAAGCTTATATTCTTGAGCTCCTGTTGTGGCTCGACTATTTGGTAAACCAGTCCAAGTCTAGTAAAGCTGGAATTGTCAGGATCGATACTTCAGCTAGTTTCTCGCAAAATTCGAGCCGAGCCAATCACAGTTTTCAGCATGATATGGAATCCAGGAACCAAGATCAAGAAATCAGCAAAGCATGA
- the LOC140976289 gene encoding protein PSK SIMULATOR 1-like isoform X6 codes for MGGLCSKQNLKPNPYAGRSMAGEKLHHERKQVHADATKVLMTPPTVKETMEKHVVAKEYPRYLARNNASSGFDEFYDGIPRYQRSASLKSRSWRATKVSDGSSGLGRVGSFGLERTLEVLGRLGSSASLTGGFVSGTTATKTNKLSILAFEVANTILKASTLMQSLSRRSIRQLKEVVFPAVGVQQLISQDMDELLRIVAADKREELKVFSGEVVRFGNRCKDPQWHDLDRFFEKRSRNCTPQNQSRELVESMMLQLMSLVQLTAELQRELHTLDRLEQDYQFQQLEELKFNAAGRGDMDRSLTILAAELKSQRKLVKNFKKKSLWSKSMEEVMEKLVDIVLFLNQEISNAFGNTEEKTPEKGSVTYQQKLGSVGLALHYANIILQIDAIAARSDSMPPNSRDTLYQSLTPNFKASLRSKTHFSHLEKKPNVADIKDEMEKTLCWLVPMATNTVKAHHGFGWVGEWANTGTVGAIDVMQMETLHHADRQKTEAYILELLLWLDYLVNQSKSSKAGIVRIDTSASFSQNSSRANHSFQHDMESRNQDQEISKA; via the exons ATGGGAGGGCTGTGTTCAAAGCAGAATCTGAAGCCGAATCCTTACGCAGGCAGAAGCATGGCTGGAGAAAAACTGCATCATGAGAGGAAACAGGTTCATGCGGATGCGACTAAGGTTCTGATGACTCCACCTACTGTGAAAGAAACCATGGAAAAGCATGTGGTAGCGAAGGAGTATCCAAGATATTTGGCTCGGAACAACGCAAGTAGTGGTTTTGATGAGTTCTATGATGGGATTCCACGGTACCAGAGGAGTGCATCCTTGAAATCCAGATCATGGAGAGCCACCAAG GTTTCAGATGGGAGTTCTGGTTTAGGCCGGGTCGGCAGTTTCGGACTTGAAAGGACTCTGGAAGTATTGGGGAGACTTGGGAGCAGTGCGAGCTTAACAGGTGGATTTGTTTCAGGAACAACAGCAACCAAAACCAATAAACTTTCGATTCTAGCTTTTGAGGTTGCTAACACGATTCTTAAAGCTTCAACGCTTATGCAATCACTTTCAAGGCGAAGCATACGACAACTTAAAGAAGTGGTTTTTCCTGCGGTAGGCGTTCAACAGTTAATATCACAAGACATGGATGAACTTTTAAGGATTGTTGCCGCAGACAAAAG GGAAGAGCTGAAAGTGTTCTCCGGAGAAGTGGTTCGTTTTGGAAATCGGTGTAAAGATCCTCAGTGGCACGATTTGGACCGTTTCTTCGAGAA ACGTAGCAGAAACTGTACCCCTCAGAATCAATCAAGGGAACTAGTAGAATCAATGATGCTGCAATTGATGAGCTTGGTTCAACTTACAGCt GAACTACAACGGGAGCTGCACACATTGGACAGGCTTGAACAAGATTATCAGTTTCAACAATTAGAGGAGCTCAAATTCAATGCTGCTGGAAGAG GCGACATGGACAGAAGCCTAACCATTTTGGCAGCTGAACTGAAAAGCCAAAGGAAGTTAGTGAAAAACTTTAAAAAGAAATCACTGTGGTCCAAAAGTATGGAAGAG GTTATGGAGAAGCTTGTAGATATCGTGCTATTTTTAAATCAAGAAATAAGCAATGCCTTTGGCAACACAG AAGAAAAAACACCAGAAAAAGGATCCGTTACTTATCAGCAAAAGTTAGGATCTGTGGGACTCGCATTACACTATGCTAACATCATTCTCCAAATTGACGCAATT GCAGCACGTTCAGATTCCATGCCCCCAAACTCGAGAGATACGTTGTATCAGAGCTTGACACCAAACTTCAAAGCTTCTTTACGATCCAAAACACATTTTTCCCACCTTGAGAAGAAG CCCAATGTGGCAGACATCAAGGACGAGATGGAAAAGACGTTGTGTTGGCTAGTTCCTATGGCCACAAACACAGTCAA AGCTCATCATGGATTTGGTTGGGTCGGAGAGTGGGCAAACACAGG GACAGTTGGAGCAATTGATGTTATGCAAATGGAGACGCTCCACCATGCGGACAGGCAAAAGACAGAAGCTTATATTCTTGAGCTCCTGTTGTGGCTCGACTATTTGGTAAACCAGTCCAAGTCTAGTAAAGCTGGAATTGTCAGGATCGATACTTCAGCTAGTTTCTCGCAAAATTCGAGCCGAGCCAATCACAGTTTTCAGCATGATATGGAATCCAGGAACCAAGATCAAGAAATCAGCAAAGCATGA
- the LOC140976289 gene encoding protein PSK SIMULATOR 1-like isoform X3, producing the protein MGGLCSKQNLKPNPYAGRSMAGEKLHHERKQVHADATKVLMTPPTVKETMEKHVVAKEYPRYLARNNASSGFDEFYDGIPRYQRSASLKSRSWRATKVSDGSSGLGRVGSFGLERTLEVLGRLGSSASLTGGFVSGTTATKTNKLSILAFEVANTILKASTLMQSLSRRSIRQLKEVVFPAVGVQQLISQDMDELLRIVAADKREELKVFSGEVVRFGNRCKDPQWHDLDRFFEKRSRNCTPQNQSRELVESMMLQLMSLVQLTAELQRELHTLDRLEQDYQFQQLEELKFNAAGRGDMDRSLTILAAELKSQRKLVKNFKKKSLWSKSMEEDISMQVLSNTVWQVMEKLVDIVLFLNQEISNAFGNTAEEKTPEKGSVTYQQKLGSVGLALHYANIILQIDAIAARSDSMPPNSRDTLYQSLTPNFKASLRSKTHFSHLEKKPNVADIKDEMEKTLCWLVPMATNTVKAHHGFGWVGEWANTGTVGAIDVMQMETLHHADRQKTEAYILELLLWLDYLVNQSKSSKAGIVRIDTSASFSQNSSRANHSFQHDMESRNQDQEISKA; encoded by the exons ATGGGAGGGCTGTGTTCAAAGCAGAATCTGAAGCCGAATCCTTACGCAGGCAGAAGCATGGCTGGAGAAAAACTGCATCATGAGAGGAAACAGGTTCATGCGGATGCGACTAAGGTTCTGATGACTCCACCTACTGTGAAAGAAACCATGGAAAAGCATGTGGTAGCGAAGGAGTATCCAAGATATTTGGCTCGGAACAACGCAAGTAGTGGTTTTGATGAGTTCTATGATGGGATTCCACGGTACCAGAGGAGTGCATCCTTGAAATCCAGATCATGGAGAGCCACCAAG GTTTCAGATGGGAGTTCTGGTTTAGGCCGGGTCGGCAGTTTCGGACTTGAAAGGACTCTGGAAGTATTGGGGAGACTTGGGAGCAGTGCGAGCTTAACAGGTGGATTTGTTTCAGGAACAACAGCAACCAAAACCAATAAACTTTCGATTCTAGCTTTTGAGGTTGCTAACACGATTCTTAAAGCTTCAACGCTTATGCAATCACTTTCAAGGCGAAGCATACGACAACTTAAAGAAGTGGTTTTTCCTGCGGTAGGCGTTCAACAGTTAATATCACAAGACATGGATGAACTTTTAAGGATTGTTGCCGCAGACAAAAG GGAAGAGCTGAAAGTGTTCTCCGGAGAAGTGGTTCGTTTTGGAAATCGGTGTAAAGATCCTCAGTGGCACGATTTGGACCGTTTCTTCGAGAA ACGTAGCAGAAACTGTACCCCTCAGAATCAATCAAGGGAACTAGTAGAATCAATGATGCTGCAATTGATGAGCTTGGTTCAACTTACAGCt GAACTACAACGGGAGCTGCACACATTGGACAGGCTTGAACAAGATTATCAGTTTCAACAATTAGAGGAGCTCAAATTCAATGCTGCTGGAAGAG GCGACATGGACAGAAGCCTAACCATTTTGGCAGCTGAACTGAAAAGCCAAAGGAAGTTAGTGAAAAACTTTAAAAAGAAATCACTGTGGTCCAAAAGTATGGAAGAG GACATTTCTATGCAAGTTCTGTCTAACACCGTATGGCAGGTTATGGAGAAGCTTGTAGATATCGTGCTATTTTTAAATCAAGAAATAAGCAATGCCTTTGGCAACACAG CAGAAGAAAAAACACCAGAAAAAGGATCCGTTACTTATCAGCAAAAGTTAGGATCTGTGGGACTCGCATTACACTATGCTAACATCATTCTCCAAATTGACGCAATT GCAGCACGTTCAGATTCCATGCCCCCAAACTCGAGAGATACGTTGTATCAGAGCTTGACACCAAACTTCAAAGCTTCTTTACGATCCAAAACACATTTTTCCCACCTTGAGAAGAAG CCCAATGTGGCAGACATCAAGGACGAGATGGAAAAGACGTTGTGTTGGCTAGTTCCTATGGCCACAAACACAGTCAA AGCTCATCATGGATTTGGTTGGGTCGGAGAGTGGGCAAACACAGG GACAGTTGGAGCAATTGATGTTATGCAAATGGAGACGCTCCACCATGCGGACAGGCAAAAGACAGAAGCTTATATTCTTGAGCTCCTGTTGTGGCTCGACTATTTGGTAAACCAGTCCAAGTCTAGTAAAGCTGGAATTGTCAGGATCGATACTTCAGCTAGTTTCTCGCAAAATTCGAGCCGAGCCAATCACAGTTTTCAGCATGATATGGAATCCAGGAACCAAGATCAAGAAATCAGCAAAGCATGA
- the LOC140976289 gene encoding protein PSK SIMULATOR 1-like isoform X2: MGGLCSKQNLKPNPYAGRSMAGEKLHHERKQVHADATKVLMTPPTVKETMEKHVVAKEYPRYLARNNASSGFDEFYDGIPRYQRSASLKSRSWRATKVSDGSSGLGRVGSFGLERTLEVLGRLGSSASLTGGFVSGTTATKTNKLSILAFEVANTILKASTLMQSLSRRSIRQLKEVVFPAVGVQQLISQDMDELLRIVAADKREELKVFSGEVVRFGNRCKDPQWHDLDRFFEKRSRNCTPQNQSRELVESMMLQLMSLVQLTAELQRELHTLDRLEQDYQFQQLEELKFNAAGRGDMDRSLTILAAELKSQRKLVKNFKKKSLWSKSMEEVMEKLVDIVLFLNQEISNAFGNTGSSSISKEVIISVPKAEEKTPEKGSVTYQQKLGSVGLALHYANIILQIDAIAARSDSMPPNSRDTLYQSLTPNFKASLRSKTHFSHLEKKPNVADIKDEMEKTLCWLVPMATNTVKAHHGFGWVGEWANTGTVGAIDVMQMETLHHADRQKTEAYILELLLWLDYLVNQSKSSKAGIVRIDTSASFSQNSSRANHSFQHDMESRNQDQEISKA; the protein is encoded by the exons ATGGGAGGGCTGTGTTCAAAGCAGAATCTGAAGCCGAATCCTTACGCAGGCAGAAGCATGGCTGGAGAAAAACTGCATCATGAGAGGAAACAGGTTCATGCGGATGCGACTAAGGTTCTGATGACTCCACCTACTGTGAAAGAAACCATGGAAAAGCATGTGGTAGCGAAGGAGTATCCAAGATATTTGGCTCGGAACAACGCAAGTAGTGGTTTTGATGAGTTCTATGATGGGATTCCACGGTACCAGAGGAGTGCATCCTTGAAATCCAGATCATGGAGAGCCACCAAG GTTTCAGATGGGAGTTCTGGTTTAGGCCGGGTCGGCAGTTTCGGACTTGAAAGGACTCTGGAAGTATTGGGGAGACTTGGGAGCAGTGCGAGCTTAACAGGTGGATTTGTTTCAGGAACAACAGCAACCAAAACCAATAAACTTTCGATTCTAGCTTTTGAGGTTGCTAACACGATTCTTAAAGCTTCAACGCTTATGCAATCACTTTCAAGGCGAAGCATACGACAACTTAAAGAAGTGGTTTTTCCTGCGGTAGGCGTTCAACAGTTAATATCACAAGACATGGATGAACTTTTAAGGATTGTTGCCGCAGACAAAAG GGAAGAGCTGAAAGTGTTCTCCGGAGAAGTGGTTCGTTTTGGAAATCGGTGTAAAGATCCTCAGTGGCACGATTTGGACCGTTTCTTCGAGAA ACGTAGCAGAAACTGTACCCCTCAGAATCAATCAAGGGAACTAGTAGAATCAATGATGCTGCAATTGATGAGCTTGGTTCAACTTACAGCt GAACTACAACGGGAGCTGCACACATTGGACAGGCTTGAACAAGATTATCAGTTTCAACAATTAGAGGAGCTCAAATTCAATGCTGCTGGAAGAG GCGACATGGACAGAAGCCTAACCATTTTGGCAGCTGAACTGAAAAGCCAAAGGAAGTTAGTGAAAAACTTTAAAAAGAAATCACTGTGGTCCAAAAGTATGGAAGAG GTTATGGAGAAGCTTGTAGATATCGTGCTATTTTTAAATCAAGAAATAAGCAATGCCTTTGGCAACACAGGTAGTAGTTCAATCTCAAAGGAAGTTATCATCTCTGTACCTAAAG CAGAAGAAAAAACACCAGAAAAAGGATCCGTTACTTATCAGCAAAAGTTAGGATCTGTGGGACTCGCATTACACTATGCTAACATCATTCTCCAAATTGACGCAATT GCAGCACGTTCAGATTCCATGCCCCCAAACTCGAGAGATACGTTGTATCAGAGCTTGACACCAAACTTCAAAGCTTCTTTACGATCCAAAACACATTTTTCCCACCTTGAGAAGAAG CCCAATGTGGCAGACATCAAGGACGAGATGGAAAAGACGTTGTGTTGGCTAGTTCCTATGGCCACAAACACAGTCAA AGCTCATCATGGATTTGGTTGGGTCGGAGAGTGGGCAAACACAGG GACAGTTGGAGCAATTGATGTTATGCAAATGGAGACGCTCCACCATGCGGACAGGCAAAAGACAGAAGCTTATATTCTTGAGCTCCTGTTGTGGCTCGACTATTTGGTAAACCAGTCCAAGTCTAGTAAAGCTGGAATTGTCAGGATCGATACTTCAGCTAGTTTCTCGCAAAATTCGAGCCGAGCCAATCACAGTTTTCAGCATGATATGGAATCCAGGAACCAAGATCAAGAAATCAGCAAAGCATGA
- the LOC140976289 gene encoding protein PSK SIMULATOR 1-like isoform X1: MGGLCSKQNLKPNPYAGRSMAGEKLHHERKQVHADATKVLMTPPTVKETMEKHVVAKEYPRYLARNNASSGFDEFYDGIPRYQRSASLKSRSWRATKVSDGSSGLGRVGSFGLERTLEVLGRLGSSASLTGGFVSGTTATKTNKLSILAFEVANTILKASTLMQSLSRRSIRQLKEVVFPAVGVQQLISQDMDELLRIVAADKREELKVFSGEVVRFGNRCKDPQWHDLDRFFEKRSRNCTPQNQSRELVESMMLQLMSLVQLTAELQRELHTLDRLEQDYQFQQLEELKFNAAGRGDMDRSLTILAAELKSQRKLVKNFKKKSLWSKSMEEDISMQVLSNTVWQVMEKLVDIVLFLNQEISNAFGNTGSSSISKEVIISVPKAEEKTPEKGSVTYQQKLGSVGLALHYANIILQIDAIAARSDSMPPNSRDTLYQSLTPNFKASLRSKTHFSHLEKKPNVADIKDEMEKTLCWLVPMATNTVKAHHGFGWVGEWANTGTVGAIDVMQMETLHHADRQKTEAYILELLLWLDYLVNQSKSSKAGIVRIDTSASFSQNSSRANHSFQHDMESRNQDQEISKA, from the exons ATGGGAGGGCTGTGTTCAAAGCAGAATCTGAAGCCGAATCCTTACGCAGGCAGAAGCATGGCTGGAGAAAAACTGCATCATGAGAGGAAACAGGTTCATGCGGATGCGACTAAGGTTCTGATGACTCCACCTACTGTGAAAGAAACCATGGAAAAGCATGTGGTAGCGAAGGAGTATCCAAGATATTTGGCTCGGAACAACGCAAGTAGTGGTTTTGATGAGTTCTATGATGGGATTCCACGGTACCAGAGGAGTGCATCCTTGAAATCCAGATCATGGAGAGCCACCAAG GTTTCAGATGGGAGTTCTGGTTTAGGCCGGGTCGGCAGTTTCGGACTTGAAAGGACTCTGGAAGTATTGGGGAGACTTGGGAGCAGTGCGAGCTTAACAGGTGGATTTGTTTCAGGAACAACAGCAACCAAAACCAATAAACTTTCGATTCTAGCTTTTGAGGTTGCTAACACGATTCTTAAAGCTTCAACGCTTATGCAATCACTTTCAAGGCGAAGCATACGACAACTTAAAGAAGTGGTTTTTCCTGCGGTAGGCGTTCAACAGTTAATATCACAAGACATGGATGAACTTTTAAGGATTGTTGCCGCAGACAAAAG GGAAGAGCTGAAAGTGTTCTCCGGAGAAGTGGTTCGTTTTGGAAATCGGTGTAAAGATCCTCAGTGGCACGATTTGGACCGTTTCTTCGAGAA ACGTAGCAGAAACTGTACCCCTCAGAATCAATCAAGGGAACTAGTAGAATCAATGATGCTGCAATTGATGAGCTTGGTTCAACTTACAGCt GAACTACAACGGGAGCTGCACACATTGGACAGGCTTGAACAAGATTATCAGTTTCAACAATTAGAGGAGCTCAAATTCAATGCTGCTGGAAGAG GCGACATGGACAGAAGCCTAACCATTTTGGCAGCTGAACTGAAAAGCCAAAGGAAGTTAGTGAAAAACTTTAAAAAGAAATCACTGTGGTCCAAAAGTATGGAAGAG GACATTTCTATGCAAGTTCTGTCTAACACCGTATGGCAGGTTATGGAGAAGCTTGTAGATATCGTGCTATTTTTAAATCAAGAAATAAGCAATGCCTTTGGCAACACAGGTAGTAGTTCAATCTCAAAGGAAGTTATCATCTCTGTACCTAAAG CAGAAGAAAAAACACCAGAAAAAGGATCCGTTACTTATCAGCAAAAGTTAGGATCTGTGGGACTCGCATTACACTATGCTAACATCATTCTCCAAATTGACGCAATT GCAGCACGTTCAGATTCCATGCCCCCAAACTCGAGAGATACGTTGTATCAGAGCTTGACACCAAACTTCAAAGCTTCTTTACGATCCAAAACACATTTTTCCCACCTTGAGAAGAAG CCCAATGTGGCAGACATCAAGGACGAGATGGAAAAGACGTTGTGTTGGCTAGTTCCTATGGCCACAAACACAGTCAA AGCTCATCATGGATTTGGTTGGGTCGGAGAGTGGGCAAACACAGG GACAGTTGGAGCAATTGATGTTATGCAAATGGAGACGCTCCACCATGCGGACAGGCAAAAGACAGAAGCTTATATTCTTGAGCTCCTGTTGTGGCTCGACTATTTGGTAAACCAGTCCAAGTCTAGTAAAGCTGGAATTGTCAGGATCGATACTTCAGCTAGTTTCTCGCAAAATTCGAGCCGAGCCAATCACAGTTTTCAGCATGATATGGAATCCAGGAACCAAGATCAAGAAATCAGCAAAGCATGA